TTCAAATATCCCCACAGGAGCGTATTTTCTCTACCCTCTTGAGAAATTCCCTCTAGTCCAGAGAGCTTCTGTGTTGGGATGTGGGCTACAGGTGAGAGAGTCAGCCACTCCTTCAGACCGCTCTTGCTCTCCCTTGGAAAGGTTGACAAGTATTTGGACAGGTAGGAGGAGACCTAGAAAGGGACAGTTACAGAGACATAAGGTATAAAGGGAATCAAGCAGAAGAACGTCAACCTCATCAAAGAACAGGGAGAATGAGAACTGAATGGAGGCTTGTACTTCTCCCCAGAATCTTCTGCTCCCTCATTCATGTTATTTAGTGGACATTAGCTTGGAGGAACCCATGTCTGCAGAAGCAGCATATGGTGCTATCTTTAGATTCCCATTATCTAATGGGGCAGGCAATATACTGTTTGAAACCTGATTTGTAGCTTCCACTTCTGGAAGTATTACTTAATATGTTGGGGAGCCAAAATTCCCAAATATGCAGGAGTGTGATAGTTTCTCCTTGGAGCTTTTAAATACTGATCGTGAAAATGCTGGTTATAATATAGATCCAAAGAAGGCACATTTTTTTCTTACTGCTAGACCCTGTGGGACTAAGTAAAGATTTTGCAGAGATAAAGTAGGAGATGTagattttaaaatgttccttTACAAGAAGAGAGACCATTCTTTATAGTTCACAAGGTCTAGATTGTTTTTCCAGCTGACCTCATATCAAGCAATTTAGGGTTCGTGATTCTGAATATTTTAAGATGTGAAAAGCAATCAAGAAAATTAAATATTGAttgtgatttttctctctctttttcttttggagttatagaaatatttatggttttcaaaatgtaagaaaaaaaatgtcattATCTCAGAGTAACAACTCTGTTCTAAAGAATGTACGTACTGTGAATCATTTTTTGCCTGCAACAAGAAAAAGGCTGGAACACTTTAAACTGAATTATTGTCAATAGTTTATGGTGGAGGACATGAGCAAGATTGAATTAAATCAATGGTTGGAGCACTGAAGGTTTACAGCAGAACATCTAAAGACCAACAGCTTCTTAAAAATCACATCGGTTTTCTACTTGCTGGCAGAAAGACATGCGTTAGACACAGGTATGTGATTCTTAATATTAATATAGGTTGCATTTTCAACACAAATTGATTCATTTTGGCATTTATGATGATGACAAGATCAATTTTCATATACAAAATCCTTTGCAAGTGAATCTGGGACAGGCAAACACAATCCAAAGGGGGAaaacacaagtgtgtgtgtgtgtgtgtgtgtgtgtgtgtatgtatgtataccagCACACCTGAAATTGTGAACCTAATTCTGGTGCTGAGAGAGCAAATtggtttgggttgttgtttgaGGTGAAGGATCTTTCTTGCTTCAGTATCAATTATATGGTTGCATCCctatgtttaaaaacacaaaattcaagGTGAGAAAAAGATCCCATAATCAGAAATGCATATCAACAGAGAACAGAAATCTACACGAACACAGAATTCTATGGCATATTCTACACTGACTTTGGGCAGAATATATAGTTCCCTTTGTGTGCTTATCAGAGCCTTTGAAGTAATGTgaatgttactttaaaaaaaaagtttaccatttctccaatgaactCAGGGCACTATGGGTGATACCCAGAGATTTTttcttttcagccggaactcgccggaaatcagttccagcacctctcaggtaggtgccattgtcatttataagagaacaagggaggtgtttgttgtgagttccagcacctctttttctagaaaaatagcaccactGATACCCACTTTAGTGTCCGGTGTaatattgtcactgtaccacttctttacagtgagattaaacgagccccccattccccccccccacaatctctcagtccttgttacactgaGAGGTAGCAAGTGGTCTTTTGTTTGTTGCCATTTGGTAACCCTGCTATCTTCCAGAAGAATTTGCACAACCTATAGTTCAATCTGGCAACTCATGCCATTGGCATCTATGCAAATTTGCCACTTCAAACTTTGGCACCATTGCAAATTGCTAACCGAAAGCATTCGTTAGCTGGGGAGTTACCTTTGAGTTTTGAGACACAAAGACACTCGGGGAGCCTTTCTCTTACTCACTTCTTTTCTGTGTCTCCCCTCTGGCCATGTTGTCAAGTGAAGACGAGCAACTTACTTTTAGGAAGAgctaaagggaaggggggaagatgCAGTGCACAAATGATTGGGAAAATACAGCTATCAGGCTAAGGAAGTCTTTcaagctaaaaaataaataaatggcaggaTCTGGTCTTGGTCATCATTCCTCCTGATCCATGACCCACCAAATACAATGGCTGTATTTTGTGATTTGGGAATGGTGAATAAGTCAGACCATCAAAGCCCAAATGACCAATTTTATCCAGCTCCTAGCTGCTAATAAGTGCTGTGAAGAACTCTACAAGAAGCCCATCACAAAGCCAAATGGCTACTTCTGGGTGGTTACAAGGCTGTTGAAACTACCCAGTCCTCACAGCTGTGTCACAATACTGGATTTCCTCACTCTCTCCCTTTTAATTATTGTTAATATGACATGTTTTTATGTTGGCTAAGCCATTGTGTGAGGTCACAATATGGTAAGATAAAACTGATAAACTATCCCCCCATTGACTTTTTATACTCATTTTTTGTGCTTGTATTTATTCAGCATAAGAAGTAGAGATTTGAGAACgatgtgtttgtttattgttttgcatCCTTTTTTATTCTATATATTTATCTAtctcttttcctcttttctcATTAAGATGTTCTGTATAGTTCGTTCATACTGTACTGTTCCATTGTTCTGCCTGTGCTATAAAATTTTAGCAACAAAAATTATAGAAACAAAAACTGataagtactgtgtccagttctgggcaccacagttcaagaaggatactaacaagctggaacgtgtccagaggagggcaaccaaaatggtcaaaggcctggaaacaatgccttataaggaacgacttagggaactgggtatgtttagcctggagaagagaaggttaaggggtgatatgatagccatgttcaaatatataaaaggatgccatatagaggagggtgaaaggttgttttctgctgctccagagaagcggacacggagcaatggattcaagctacaagaaagaagattccacctaaacattaggaagaacttcctgacagtaagagctgttcgacagtggaatttgctgccaagaagtgtggtggagtctccttctttggaggtctttaagcagaggcttgacagacatatgtcaagcatgctttgatggtgtttcctgcttggcagggggttggactggatggcccttgtggtctcttccaactctatgattctatgattctataaccaataaaataaaataaattagcatATAACATTATGGTGGGAAACTCTTTGAAAGGGGCAGCCTGGGCTGGATCTATGTCCTCTCTTCCCAGGTTTCCTCCATTTCTCCAACAGGATGGTTTTAGCTGCATAGCTTACCTACAAAAACCACTTGTAACTGAAGAtggcatgttttatttttaaatgttgtcaTTCCACAGTTATAATATTAAGGGTGCTTTACCTAATTTTTTTCACAGGAAAGTGTGAATTCCATTCCCCACATGTTCTCTCCTTGTATCTTACTCAGCTGAAATCCGGACAAATGAAGAAGGAATGGAGGATGAGAATAAAACATCGTGGACGGAGTTTGTTCTTGTTGGACTTCAGCATCAGAAGTCGCCCACCCTTTTCCTTGGCGCCATCCTCTTCATGTCCCTTATCGCCCTCCTTGGAAACAGCCTCCTCCTGTTCTTAATTAGAGTGAGCTCTGGCCTTCGGACCCCAATGTACTTTTTCCTCAGCCAACTGGCCTTCATGGACCTCTGCCAAGTTCTCTCCATTGTTCCCAAAATGGCCGTGGATTTCGCAACCCACAGCTACACCATTTCACTCTATGGATGTGTCGTCCAGATTTTTGTCACGCTGGTCATGGGAGGAGCAGAGTGCCTCATCTTGGCAACCATGTCATATGACAGGTACGTGGCTATCTGCAGGCCGCTGCAATATCCGGTCCTCATGAGGAGCAAAATCTGCAACATCATGTCAGTCGCTTCCTGGTTCTGGTCTTCTGTGCAAGCCCTGAACTGTTCCCTCTATGTGCTGCCTCTTCCCTACTGCAAGTCCAATGTGATTAGACACATCGGTTGTGATTATACAGCACTTTTAAAGCTTTCTTGCTCTGACAATTCTGCATTTGAAAAATCAATATACCTCGGAACATTCCTAGTATTCCTCATCCCCATCACAATCATCCTAGCTTCCTACACAGCCATCCTCCTTCAGGTCCTGAGGTCCCGCTCCTCCGGAAGTAGCCACAAGGCCCTGGGGACCTGCTTGTCCCacttgtgtgtggtgggggtcTTCTATGGTGCGGCCATTTTAACATACATGACACCCGTATCTTCCTATTCAGCAGAAAAGGCTATGATCAACTCAGTGTTCATGACCATTGTCCCAGCCATGCTGAACCCATTCATATACAGCCTGAGGAACCGGGATGTTCTAGCAGCTCTGAGGAGACTTTAGGGAAAATGCATATTGTGTAAATAGTTGGACAAGGAAAAAAATATCCATGACTTTTAGGAGCTTACagacaatgctgctgctgctactactgtgATTTGCTTTCTGTGAGGAATCTTAGTGCTattttacaaaacaataaaaacattcaTATACCCATTTCATATGTACAAACCGCTAAATAATTGCAcaagtaaaaatatttttttaaaaacccattacatacataaaaacaatttcagatTCAACACAGATGGCAAGTGGGATGACTTGGAAGATTTGCTGGAAGAAAATAACGACAAAAGCAAGTTTGTCCAAACATATTTTAATCTTttcattggaaagaaaaactATCCAATTGCTTTCATGGGGAACACGCTGAGGcagcctgcctttcctccccacccaattCCCTGCCCCCTGTGTATGCCCGATTGCTCCGGACAGCCCAACCCAGAGCTGCTTCTGCTTGACTCTGCCAAAGTCCAGATCtcccttacagtcataccttggtttaagtacgcctcggtttgagtattttcagtttaagtactccgcggacccgtctggaacggatcaatctactttccagtactttcaatgggaaagttcacttcaggttaaatacacttcaggttaagtacggacttccggaaccaattacactcatacttcgggttaagtacacttcaggttaagtacttcggggacccgtctgggacggattaatccactttccattactttcaatgggaaagttcgcttcaggttaagtacgcttcaggttaagtacagacttccggagccaattgtgtttgtaaaccgaggtaccactgtatttggtttcaGCTTTGGCTGGGCCCAGTGCTCAGACCTAATGTACATTATTCCATCAAATGTCTGAGTCACGATCCAGAGAAAGGCTTCTTAAACAAAGAGCAGCATTGCTGCAAGACAGGCGCGGTTGGTGGTAAGAGGTAGTTCTGCAATCCTGGCCTCCCAGTAGCAGCATCCCTGCTATTTATGGGAGGAAGTGATGGGGTGGTGAATGGCAGCGCTGAGAGCAGGGCAGTTTGAGTGAAGTGGAAGAGCCCAAGCTGTCACAATCTTCCCACCACCCTGTCCCACCCTACTAGACATCCTGGTACATAGCAGTGACGCTGCTGCCGAGAGGCTGAGCTTGCAGTGTCTCCCCTCACTGCTGGCTATTCCTGCTCCAAGCACTTGTCCCTGTTTGAACTCACACAAGAGAATTTGAGCTTTGCATAGCTCTGCTCAGTCATGGCCTGGCATTCAGAGTCCAAACTCTaaatataccatacttttccgtgtataagactatgtttttttccttttaaaatcatgctaaaaagtagggctcgtcttatacatggacggtccatagggtggacgtttgattggttgctgccgcagCTGTCATCAGCTATAttgcatgttattggttgcttTGTCAAAGGGTGGTTTTGATTGGCTGATGCTCTGGCAGTTGGCCGGGCGATTGGCAGCTCCTGCCGGCAATGGGACAGACGGGATGTGGATTTTGTGACATgtgcaaaagctcaacaaccctgggcaaTCCTCCacaaaaaggctcaacaactctgtggcatctccccccattttcttaaatccgagtcccccaaaataggggtagtcttatacccaggggtgtcttatagacggacAAGTACAGTACTTTTTGAAGTGAGGCAATGAGAACTGCACACAGTGCTCCAAATGTGATCACACAATAAATTTCTATCATGGTATTATGGTATcttcaattttattttcagttcctttcctaatgatccctggcATGGAATTAACCTTTTTTCATAGCTACCACACACTGGATACCTTACGACCCCAAGGCCTCATTCCTGGTCTGTCTTTGCCAGTTCAGAGCCTGTGTCAAGTGTAGGTCGACAATAAAAACATGGCGTCCATGCCGTTAATGTTTTATTCAAAGCAACTAAAACAGTGCAGGAATAGTTAtcgcagcaactcttcccagtaggtcttgcctcaATGAGGCAGTGGCGAGATGTGCGTTCGAAAAcgggagcatttacttctgggttttcagcctTCAGGTTTGAGACGTTCTAGAGCAGAGATTTTGAGATACACTCATACTCCCCAACAGTTGGATCACTCTCTATGTGTATGTGATGTGAAGGCAATCACAAAGCATTTGGGGTGCTTGCTGGtagagatggtgtgtgtgtgtgtgtgtgtgtgtgtgtgtgtgtgtgtgtgtgtgtgtgtgtgtcttcccttAGGCAATAATAAATGgcaattatctttaaaaatagcctggctttttctttctttcttgagacCATCTATCTATAAGATTAATAGCAGTAACTTAGTGAATGTTGACATAGCAACAATGACCAAGTTACTGGCATCCATAAGATGTTTGTAGGCCATTGGTCAGGAACTACATGAGTAGATCTCTCAAGACCTGTTTTGGACATGTACTTGTTGCATATTTCCTGCTAAACCATGGACATAATATTGAAATTTGACCCTCTCTCAAAGGAATTCAGCTGGTCGAATGTGAGAATTTGTTGACGTTTCCTGCTGGCCCCTAAAATGTAAAGAATTACCAGAAGCAATGTGAAGTTACAATAATCACTATCATATGTTAGAAGAAGTTCTAACAATCACTATCACAACTGAGGTGTGGAGAAAGACCATAAAGAATGTTACGTGAAAGTTCTCTTCCCCTGTGAAAggggcttcctttttttttactttttactttgcCTCATTCTCTGTGCACTTTAGAATTTCTTTAGAGTTTTGGTGGCTTTGTGGTTTACATTCCTTTCATCTAGCAAAGTGGAAGGGGGGGGTTGGTGTTGGTGGGTGGGAATAGATGAGAGTTTCCATaaggaaaatgtgctttgaaagtatGTTTGAAGTTTGAGTTGTAGCTTCCAATGTGCCTTAATTGAAGTCAGGGGGCCAAAATTCCCAAACGTATAGCAGAGTGATTTCTCCTATAAAATCttcatgaatattttaaatattgttgGCAAAAATGCTGGTTGTGATGCAGCAGatgtagatttttaaaatgtccctATATAAGAGAGACTATTTTTTAATAGTTCAGAGAGTCTGAATTGTTTTTGCAACTGATCTCAAAACAAGGAATTCAGTCTTTATAATTCTGAATATTTTAATATGTGGAAAGCAATCAAGAAAACACTACCTTAAAGCACTAAATAttgattgtgatttttttttattccttttggaGTTATAAAAATATTTCTACTTTTCAAAATGTAGGCAAGGTAAGTCATTAATTCAGATTAACAACTCTTTCACAGAATGTAATGCAAATCATTTTTTGCCTACAACAGGGAAAATGTTGCAACCCTTTAAACTGAATTGTTGTCAATTAGTTTAGGGGAGTGCTATGGAAGAGATGAGAAAGTTTTAATTAAATCAATGGATGGAGCACTGATAATTTACAGCAGAGGACTTATATACcagcttcttttaaaatataagttGTTTTTCTGCTTGCTGTTGCAAACATATGCATTAGACACAGGTATGTGACTCTTCTCATTGTCATTGCAATCtaattcttctttccttttctgttttgtattgttcttTGGTGACAACACAAATTTTCATAAAGAAAATCCTTTGCAAGAGAATCTTAAACAGGCAAAGATAGacagtttatggaactggctgagatgaccagaagaatccgcaaccagggggaGGAAGCgatagaagaagaatggaaagattctaagctatattttttaaaaaatatgcaaaagtaacATATTAAGAATAGAATTAGGCTGCAAATAATCTGTGGAATCTATGAATGTGTTAAGTGATAGGAGTAAAATAAGAttatataaggtgattaaaatggtttagaaattgctaaaaatataaatttgCCAAAGAACCACAGTGGACAGGAACCCGAGGGGGgtccccatatataatgtgaggggggaaaggaataagtaatttgattctgtgtgtttatttttcttgtaGTGTTATTATTGtagtgtttttcttttgtgtctttttctttgtattttgaaaaattctaataaaaattattataaaaagagagagaccaaagGAAAACCAAATTATATAGCGATACACACACACGCCACTATAAAGTTTTCACTCCATaagtcgctgaagaattgatgcttttgaattatggtgctggaggagactcttgagagtcccatggactgcaagaagatcaaacctatccattctgaaggaaatcagccctgagtgctcactggaaggacagatcctgaagctgaggctccaatactttgggcacctcatgagaagagaagactccctggaaaagaccctgatgttaggaaagatggagggcacaaggagaaggggacgacagaggatgagatggttggagagtgttctcgaagctacgaacatgagtttgaccaaactgtgggaggcagtggaagacaagagtgcctggcgtgctttggtccatggggtcacggacgactaaacagcaacaagccTTTTATTAAACAGCACTGCCCTCTCTTCCAGAGGTGGTTgtactccatttcccatcatttctagacagcatggccaatggtcagggtcaaTGGAAGTTGGAGCCCCTACAACTTCTGGATGCCATCATATCGGATAACCTTAACCCTCCCTCACTCTGACCTACCTAGCAGCCTGTCTGGGAGTAGAAATGAAAGGGTGGACTAAAGAAGTAATGAATGAATGCACAAAATGGATCATACTGTATTCTAAAGCTTTTTAACGATTTTACAGATACGGTACACAAAAGCTCGGCATTCTATCCAATCTCAGCCTAAGCTTGagaatgtaatacagtggtacctctacttacgaataactctacttacgaatgtttctacttatgaatggagctctgtctgccatcttggatgcggtttagatagaatttttttctacttacgaatttttagatagggttgcttcgaattacgaattttttctcccaatgcattcctatgggattcgacttacaattttttccgacttacgaatgtgcgttcggaacacattaaattcgtaagtagagataccactgtacactgttCATAAACATTCTTGTACCTACATCCATTTTCTGATTAAATTTGCTCATCTGTGATAGACTTTTTATGTATAAGACAGTGGATGTTATCATAAATGAACATTATGGAACATCacattggaagaagaagaagaagaagaagaagaagaagaagaagaagaagaagaagaagaagaagaagaagaagaagaagaagagtttggatttgatatccggctttatcactaccctaaggagtctcaaagcggctaacattctcctttcccttcctcccccacaacaaacactttgtgaggtgagtggggctgagagacttcagagaagtgtgactagcccaaggtcacccagcagctgcatgtggaggagcagagacgcgaacccggttcaccagattgcgagtccaccactcttaaccactacaccacactggctctccacactGGTAGTCCTTCTCCAAGTTGACCCATTGCAATTActggacatgactaatttaagcgtgttaatttcagtgggttttctctgagtaggactagtttGGATACCAACCAAATAAATTATGGCCTCTGCAAAAGGTAAGAATTACATACCTGAGTTGACTGCTCCTGTTGAGTAGGAGAGGAAAGTGtaggctttaaaaaaggaatttagTGGCAAATGCTCATTTGAAACATTCTGCTGCTCCTGCTGAATCAATTAAATGTTGTTCCTCATTTTTCTTTGGCTGATCAAACTATGCGCTGTGATCCAATTAAAATAGGTTACGAGTCAACTCTTCTTCTACTTCAAAAATGCTTTTCACTACATGCTTCAAGAAAAAATGACCTGTCATTTTAAATTAATGAGATACgctgaaaatatttttatattcaaAAGCAGAGGGGGGGAATGTCATGGCTACTGAGTTACTTATGCCTTTGCTTCCTTTTGACATACAGTACTTAAGTTTTTGAATTCTAAACCCTAAACAAAACCAATTCATACTCCctgaaaaagcaaacatttcctAACTTACATTTACAGCGAAATATTTCCTTAGCCCCACTGGCTCCCTATATCTAGAGGCAGGAAAAATATATCTGCCTTTTGATTTTGAAACATTAAAACCAGAACCAGTGTTTCTAATCTCTGCGGAGAAATGCTCAGCCAGCTCCACCCTTAGGGAATTTGGGTCCGAGTCCAAGATTTTAATTGATACCAAACTTTAATGCAGTTCAAAAGTGAAAACTTCCTTTTCACAGTCTGAAAATGCTGTCCTTTTCCTGGACCGTGTTtgataatattttgttttatttattaatttagttggttattgaatttatataccgccccacACCTGGGGGGAATCTCAGGTATAAaactacagaatacataatagaaataaaacaacaacaacaacaacaacaacaacacacacacacacaaacaaattttaaaagggcataggatgtaaatcagatcaaccaaatgcctggttaaaaaagaacgtttttgcctggcgcctaaaggtgtataatgaaggcaccaggcgaacttccccaGGGAGAGTATTCCATAGATGAGGAGccgctgcagagaaggcccgttctcgtattgccaccctccggacctctcgaggaggaggcatacaaagaagagcctcagaagataatctcagggtccaggtaggttcatatggaaagagacggtccttgaggtattgcagtcctgagtcgttctaggctttataggtcaaaaccagcactttgagttgggcctggaaactaacttgtagccagtgcag
Above is a window of Zootoca vivipara chromosome 2, rZooViv1.1, whole genome shotgun sequence DNA encoding:
- the LOC118080092 gene encoding LOW QUALITY PROTEIN: olfactory receptor 2AK2-like (The sequence of the model RefSeq protein was modified relative to this genomic sequence to represent the inferred CDS: substituted 1 base at 1 genomic stop codon) → MEDENKTSWTEFVLVGLQHQKSPTLFLGAILFMSLIALLGNSLLLFLIRVSSGLRTPMYFFLSQLAFMDLCQVLSIVPKMAVDFATHSYTISLYGCVVQIFVTLVMGGAECLILATMSYDRYVAICRPLQYPVLMRSKICNIMSVASWFWSSVQALNCSLYVLPLPYCKSNVIRHIGCDYTALLKLSCSDNSAFEKSIYLGTFLVFLIPITIILASYTAILLQVLRSRSSGSSHKALGTCLSHLCVVGVFYGAAILTYMTPVSSYSAEKAMINSVFMTIVPAMLNPFIYSLRNRDVLAALRRLXGKCILCK